One part of the Microbacterium aurugineum genome encodes these proteins:
- a CDS encoding DUF1684 domain-containing protein — MTNTLARTAVEVVDWRRRVFALYAAVRLSDSPEDAHELWRIERDELMLHHPATPLLAEDRSAFEGLPIASYDPEWRFELPVLPADPGGFDFATGTDGVVPFERVGRVEIPDAGSLDVWRLTSYGGGLFIPVRDALAGRPGGTYGGGRYLVDTIKGADLGSDAERGTIVLDFNFAYNPSCAYDPAWACPLAQPGNVMAVPIPVGEMYGVDSA, encoded by the coding sequence ATGACGAACACACTCGCACGGACGGCTGTCGAGGTCGTCGACTGGCGCCGCCGCGTCTTCGCTCTCTACGCCGCCGTGCGTCTCTCCGATTCGCCGGAGGACGCGCATGAGCTGTGGCGGATCGAACGGGATGAGCTCATGCTGCATCATCCGGCGACGCCGCTGCTCGCCGAGGATCGTTCTGCGTTCGAGGGGTTGCCGATCGCCTCGTACGACCCGGAGTGGCGCTTCGAGCTGCCGGTCCTCCCCGCCGACCCCGGCGGCTTCGACTTCGCGACCGGCACCGACGGCGTCGTGCCCTTCGAGCGCGTGGGTCGCGTCGAGATCCCGGACGCCGGATCACTCGACGTCTGGCGGCTCACGTCCTACGGCGGCGGGCTGTTCATCCCGGTGCGCGACGCCCTCGCGGGGCGCCCGGGTGGCACCTACGGCGGTGGCCGCTATCTGGTCGACACGATCAAGGGAGCCGACCTCGGATCCGATGCCGAGCGCGGGACGATCGTGCTCGACTTCAACTTCGCCTACAACCCGTCCTGCGCCTATGACCCCGCCTGGGCCTGCCCGCTCGCGCAACCCGGCAACGTGATGGCGGTGCCGATCCCGGTGGGGGAGATGTACGGGGTCGACAGCGCCTGA
- a CDS encoding LacI family DNA-binding transcriptional regulator, which translates to MVVSVRDVALAASVSVGTVSNVLNHPDKVSPATVERVTAAIEKLGFVRNDAARQLRAGHSRSIGLVVLDVRNPFFTDIARGAEERAAEARMTVMLGNSDEKAERERAYIDLFEEQRIAGLLISPLADDLPRLRRLRDRGTTVVLVDREVADESFSSVSVDDVGGGYLAVQHLAAQGRRRIAFVGGPMGIRQVVDRLEGASRAANEAGVSLEVILTDSLSVLAGRAAGDALSARAPEDRPDAVFAANDLLAMGVLQALMMRSSIRVPDEIALIGYDDIDFAAAAVVPLSSIRQPAELIGYTAVDLMLREAGGKSDPERVVFQPELVVRESTARPA; encoded by the coding sequence GTGGTCGTCAGTGTTCGAGATGTCGCTCTCGCCGCATCCGTCTCCGTCGGGACCGTCTCGAATGTGCTGAACCATCCGGACAAGGTCTCCCCCGCCACGGTGGAACGCGTCACGGCCGCCATCGAGAAACTCGGCTTCGTGCGCAACGATGCGGCCCGGCAGCTCAGAGCAGGCCACAGCCGCTCGATCGGCCTCGTCGTGCTCGATGTGCGCAACCCCTTCTTCACCGACATCGCCCGGGGCGCGGAGGAACGCGCGGCCGAGGCCAGGATGACGGTCATGCTCGGCAACAGCGATGAGAAGGCGGAGCGCGAGCGTGCCTATATCGACCTGTTCGAGGAGCAGCGCATCGCCGGTCTCCTCATCTCCCCCCTCGCCGACGACCTCCCGCGTCTGCGCCGCCTGCGTGACCGAGGCACGACCGTGGTGCTCGTCGACCGCGAAGTCGCCGACGAGAGCTTCTCGTCGGTCTCCGTCGACGATGTCGGCGGCGGCTACCTCGCCGTGCAGCACCTCGCGGCCCAGGGGCGACGACGCATCGCCTTCGTGGGCGGGCCGATGGGCATCCGCCAGGTGGTCGACCGTCTCGAGGGAGCCAGCCGAGCGGCCAACGAGGCCGGAGTCTCGCTCGAAGTCATCCTGACCGATTCCCTCAGCGTGCTCGCCGGTCGCGCCGCGGGCGACGCCCTCAGCGCCCGCGCGCCGGAGGACCGCCCCGATGCCGTCTTCGCCGCGAACGACCTGCTCGCGATGGGCGTGCTGCAGGCGCTCATGATGCGGAGCAGCATCCGGGTCCCCGACGAGATCGCGCTCATCGGATACGACGACATCGACTTCGCCGCGGCGGCCGTCGTCCCGCTCTCGTCGATCCGCCAGCCCGCCGAGCTGATCGGCTACACGGCCGTCGACCTGATGCTGCGCGAGGCAGGCGGCAAGTCCGATCCCGAGCGCGTGGTGTTCCAGCCGGAGCTCGTCGTGCGCGAGTCGACCGCGCGACCGGCCTGA
- a CDS encoding sugar ABC transporter ATP-binding protein: MTIPSGAPGSPPALELRDIRKSFGAVVALRSGTLSVAGGSIHALVGENGAGKSTLVKIVAGLYQRDGGIFRFHGEDVDFTSTAQSKSAGVAVIYQEPTLFPDLSVTENIFMGRQPTGRFGRIDRRAMRHEVERLFTRLGVTIDPDRPAEGLSIADQQVIEIAKAVSLDASLLVMDEPTAALSGVEVERLFTIARSLRDEGRALIFISHRFDEVFALCDTVTVMRDGAYIATSAIADTSVEEIVHQMVGREVTELFPKQETTVGAPLLEVENLTSPGVFHDISFTVRAGEIVGLAGLVGAGRSEVARAVFGVDPYREGAVTMQGVPIPRGRPTDAMRAGLALVPEDRRKQGLVIESGVGGNITLSIRRQLAKLGFLTTGMENRAAREWATRLEVKAHALDTVAATLSGGNQQKVVLAKWLATQPKVLIIDEPTRGIDVGTKSEVHRLLSELAGQGMGILMISSELPEVLGMADRVLVMREGRITAEIARSEATSENVMYAATHASELSS; encoded by the coding sequence ATGACGATTCCCTCTGGGGCTCCCGGCTCTCCGCCGGCGCTCGAACTCCGCGACATCCGAAAGTCCTTCGGTGCGGTGGTCGCTCTCCGTTCTGGGACTCTCTCCGTCGCCGGCGGATCCATCCACGCGTTGGTCGGCGAGAACGGTGCGGGCAAGTCGACCCTCGTGAAGATCGTCGCAGGGCTTTACCAGCGCGACGGCGGGATCTTCCGTTTCCATGGCGAAGACGTGGACTTCACGTCGACCGCGCAGTCCAAGAGCGCGGGCGTCGCCGTGATCTACCAGGAGCCGACGCTCTTCCCCGACCTGTCCGTCACCGAGAACATCTTCATGGGTCGTCAGCCCACGGGGCGCTTCGGGCGCATCGACCGCAGGGCCATGCGGCACGAGGTCGAGCGCCTCTTCACTCGACTCGGCGTGACGATCGATCCCGATCGTCCGGCAGAAGGTCTGTCGATCGCCGACCAGCAGGTCATCGAGATCGCCAAGGCCGTCTCCCTCGACGCGAGTCTGCTCGTCATGGATGAGCCCACGGCCGCGCTGTCCGGTGTCGAGGTCGAGCGCCTCTTCACGATCGCGCGCAGTCTTCGCGACGAGGGCCGCGCGCTCATCTTCATCTCGCACCGCTTCGACGAGGTGTTCGCGCTCTGCGACACCGTCACGGTCATGCGCGACGGTGCCTACATCGCCACCAGCGCGATCGCCGACACCTCGGTCGAGGAGATCGTGCACCAGATGGTCGGCCGCGAGGTGACCGAGTTGTTTCCCAAGCAGGAGACCACCGTCGGCGCTCCGCTGCTCGAGGTCGAGAACCTCACCAGCCCCGGTGTCTTCCACGACATCTCCTTCACCGTGCGCGCAGGGGAGATCGTGGGCCTGGCCGGTCTGGTCGGCGCGGGGCGCAGCGAGGTGGCTCGTGCCGTCTTCGGGGTCGATCCCTACCGCGAGGGCGCCGTCACGATGCAGGGCGTGCCCATCCCGCGTGGTCGTCCCACCGACGCCATGCGCGCCGGCCTCGCGCTCGTGCCGGAAGACCGCCGCAAGCAAGGTCTCGTGATCGAATCGGGCGTCGGCGGCAACATCACCCTCTCGATCCGCCGCCAGCTCGCGAAGCTGGGGTTCCTCACCACCGGAATGGAGAACCGTGCCGCCCGGGAGTGGGCGACCAGGCTCGAGGTCAAGGCGCACGCCCTCGACACCGTCGCCGCCACACTCTCCGGCGGCAATCAGCAGAAGGTCGTCCTCGCGAAGTGGCTCGCCACGCAGCCGAAGGTCCTCATCATCGACGAACCCACCCGTGGGATCGACGTCGGCACCAAATCCGAGGTGCACCGGCTGCTCTCCGAGCTCGCAGGGCAGGGCATGGGAATCCTCATGATCTCGTCCGAGCTTCCGGAGGTACTGGGAATGGCCGACCGCGTCCTCGTCATGCGCGAGGGGCGGATCACCGCAGAGATCGCCCGCTCGGAGGCCACTTCCGAGAACGTCATGTACGCCGCGACGCACGCATCGGAGCTCTCCTCGTGA
- a CDS encoding ABC transporter permease, which produces MTKRLSALGRAREFGILLALALVIVAATTNNSNFLFSPDGWRDLLLTPSILVLVAVGQAIVLITRNVDLSVGSVMGLTAYLTGRLFIDVPGIPIVIVVVAAVVFGALLGLINGALVAFAKVPAMVITLGTLYAYRGINVLWTGSDRVNASDMPKDFLALGTGQLVGIPILTIVALIVLAAAAWYMKNTRGGREYYAIGSDPAAAELYGLRVTRRVLTAFVVSGALAGLAGVFYAARYGTINSQAGAGWELDAVGAAVIGGVAITGGIGSVWGAAIGAVLLLTINRALPILGIPDFWQRAVVGLLIIGAIVLDRVLAVRQKRRLIEARDQS; this is translated from the coding sequence ATGACGAAGAGGCTCTCCGCGCTCGGCCGGGCGCGGGAGTTCGGAATCCTCCTCGCCCTGGCGCTCGTGATCGTGGCCGCCACGACGAACAACTCGAACTTCCTGTTCAGCCCTGACGGGTGGCGCGACCTGCTGCTCACGCCGTCGATCCTTGTGCTCGTCGCGGTCGGGCAGGCGATCGTCCTCATCACGCGCAACGTCGACCTCTCGGTCGGCTCGGTCATGGGACTCACCGCCTACCTCACCGGTCGCCTGTTCATCGACGTCCCCGGCATTCCGATCGTGATCGTCGTGGTGGCCGCGGTCGTGTTCGGCGCCCTCCTCGGACTCATCAACGGCGCGCTGGTCGCCTTCGCCAAGGTGCCGGCGATGGTGATCACCCTCGGTACGCTCTACGCCTACCGCGGCATCAACGTGCTGTGGACCGGAAGTGACCGGGTGAACGCCTCGGACATGCCGAAGGACTTCTTGGCGCTCGGCACGGGGCAGCTCGTCGGCATCCCGATCCTCACGATCGTGGCCCTCATCGTCCTGGCCGCGGCCGCCTGGTACATGAAGAACACACGCGGTGGCCGCGAGTACTACGCGATCGGCTCGGATCCGGCAGCAGCGGAGTTGTACGGCCTCCGCGTCACGCGCCGCGTGCTGACCGCCTTCGTCGTGTCCGGTGCTCTCGCGGGTCTCGCCGGAGTGTTCTACGCCGCCCGCTACGGCACCATCAACTCGCAGGCCGGAGCCGGGTGGGAGCTCGATGCGGTCGGGGCGGCCGTGATCGGTGGCGTCGCGATCACGGGCGGCATCGGCTCGGTGTGGGGCGCGGCGATCGGTGCGGTGCTCCTGCTCACGATCAACCGGGCTCTTCCCATCCTCGGCATCCCCGACTTCTGGCAGCGCGCCGTCGTCGGCCTCCTGATCATCGGCGCGATCGTGCTCGACCGCGTCCTCGCCGTCCGGCAGAAACGACGGCTCATCGAAGCGAGGGACCAGTCATGA
- a CDS encoding ABC transporter permease, whose product MTAATTTTTTTRIIRDFDKPLWRRVLLTREMAIVALLLFVVIISASTVRGFGQPITLTYLLLDIAPILLIALPMTLVMITGEIDLSVGSMVGLSSVVTGALVQGGIPFEVAALAALLVGLVGGAFNGFLVTVVGLPSLAVTIGTLALFRGLAVGILGTAAVTEFPEFWTDLAKAKIAGTTVPVVMIPFLILLVAFILLLHYTPFGRGVYAIGLAKDAARFSGVHVERTKFILFALSGLVAAFAGVFYTLRYGSARGDNATGLELQVIAAVVLGGVSVFGGRGKIYGVVAAALLIGSLASALRLMNVTSDVINIITGALLIVSVVAASFLAWLQKSRRRPGRSTTGATSTAS is encoded by the coding sequence ATGACCGCCGCGACCACGACGACCACGACCACCCGGATCATCCGAGACTTCGACAAGCCGCTCTGGCGTCGTGTCCTCCTCACCAGGGAGATGGCGATCGTCGCCCTGCTCCTCTTCGTCGTCATCATCTCCGCGAGCACGGTCCGCGGCTTCGGTCAGCCGATCACGCTCACCTACCTGCTCCTCGACATCGCCCCGATCCTGTTGATCGCCCTGCCGATGACGCTCGTGATGATCACCGGCGAGATCGACCTGTCGGTGGGCAGCATGGTCGGCCTCTCCAGCGTCGTCACCGGCGCGTTGGTCCAGGGTGGGATCCCCTTCGAAGTCGCGGCCCTCGCTGCGCTGCTCGTGGGTCTGGTCGGCGGAGCCTTCAACGGGTTCCTCGTGACCGTGGTCGGGCTGCCGTCGCTCGCCGTCACGATCGGAACGCTCGCTCTGTTCCGCGGCCTCGCGGTCGGCATCCTCGGCACGGCGGCAGTCACCGAGTTCCCGGAGTTCTGGACCGACCTCGCCAAGGCGAAGATCGCGGGCACGACGGTTCCGGTGGTCATGATCCCGTTCCTGATCCTGCTGGTGGCGTTCATCCTGTTGCTGCACTACACGCCTTTCGGACGTGGCGTGTACGCGATCGGCCTGGCGAAGGATGCCGCTCGATTCTCCGGCGTGCACGTGGAGCGGACGAAGTTCATCCTCTTCGCGCTCTCCGGACTGGTCGCCGCGTTCGCCGGGGTGTTCTACACGCTCCGCTACGGCAGCGCCCGCGGTGACAACGCCACCGGCCTGGAGCTGCAGGTGATCGCCGCGGTCGTCCTCGGCGGCGTGTCGGTGTTCGGCGGGCGGGGCAAGATCTACGGGGTCGTCGCCGCCGCGCTCCTCATCGGCTCGCTGGCCAGTGCGCTGCGTCTGATGAACGTGACCTCCGATGTGATCAACATCATCACCGGTGCCCTGCTGATCGTCTCGGTCGTGGCTGCGAGCTTCCTCGCCTGGCTGCAGAAGTCCCGGCGCAGACCAGGGCGTTCGACCACCGGCGCCACCTCCACAGCTTCATGA
- the rhaS gene encoding rhamnose ABC transporter substrate-binding protein → MMFARKRVTAVAALAVAAAVALSGCASTGGDDGGDSGGDGNLAITFLPKNLGNPYFDTSSKGGKAAVEEFGGTFAEVGPAEATPDAQVSYINTATQQGVGALVVSANDPKAICDALNEARDAGVKVVTFDSDTNPECRDVFINQADSEGIAKVQVDQIAEQIGGAGEIAILSASANATNQNAWIDLMEDYLVSDYPDITLVETVYGDDDDQTSFDKTAALLQTHPDLKGIISPTTVGIAAAARYLSTSDYKGKVSLTGLGTPNQMREYVEDGTVTSFALWNPEDLGYLAAFAAQALIEGDITGEKGDTFTAGDLGEYTVGDDGVVLLGDPFVFDADNIGEFDF, encoded by the coding sequence ATGATGTTTGCACGCAAGCGTGTGACCGCGGTCGCCGCCCTCGCGGTGGCCGCAGCGGTCGCCCTCTCCGGATGCGCGAGCACCGGCGGTGACGACGGCGGCGACAGCGGCGGCGACGGCAACCTCGCCATCACCTTCCTGCCCAAGAACCTCGGAAACCCCTACTTCGACACGTCGAGCAAGGGTGGCAAGGCGGCCGTCGAGGAGTTCGGCGGCACGTTCGCCGAGGTCGGACCGGCCGAGGCCACTCCCGACGCACAGGTCAGCTACATCAACACGGCCACCCAGCAGGGCGTCGGAGCGCTCGTCGTCTCGGCGAACGACCCGAAGGCGATCTGCGACGCGCTGAACGAGGCACGCGACGCCGGCGTGAAGGTCGTCACCTTCGACTCCGACACCAACCCGGAGTGCCGCGATGTCTTCATCAACCAGGCGGACTCCGAGGGCATCGCGAAGGTCCAGGTCGACCAGATCGCCGAGCAGATCGGCGGTGCCGGAGAGATCGCGATCCTCTCCGCCTCGGCGAACGCGACGAACCAGAACGCCTGGATCGACCTGATGGAGGACTACCTCGTCAGCGACTACCCGGACATCACCCTCGTCGAGACCGTCTATGGTGACGACGACGACCAGACGTCGTTCGACAAGACCGCGGCGCTGCTGCAGACGCACCCCGATTTGAAGGGGATCATCTCGCCCACGACGGTCGGCATCGCCGCGGCGGCCCGCTACCTGTCCACCTCGGACTACAAGGGCAAGGTCTCGCTGACCGGTCTCGGCACCCCGAACCAGATGCGCGAGTACGTCGAGGACGGCACTGTCACGTCGTTCGCGCTGTGGAACCCGGAAGACCTCGGCTATCTTGCGGCCTTCGCGGCCCAGGCGCTCATCGAGGGCGACATCACGGGTGAGAAGGGTGACACCTTCACCGCAGGCGACCTCGGCGAGTACACGGTCGGAGACGACGGCGTCGTGCTGCTCGGCGACCCGTTCGTGTTCGACGCCGACAACAT